The window ATAAACCAAATTCTAACATGTTCATCATTTGTGGAAAACTCTTTATAGCTTTTGGTCTATGGTGCCGGCCAAGTTATACCATCCTCACTCAACATTCTACAGCCAAACCTCCAATATTCCATCCTTGTGGGTTTATCATCTGCTTCTCATTATGGGCGAGCAATTTTGGTAATGGATAAGAATTTTTGTACTGACAGTGCTGGGAACAAATTTACAAGAAATGCGAATTCTACTTTCTTTGTGCATTTTGGTGAGTCTAGTTTCTATTTCCATAGGATCAATAGACTATATGTGTCATTATTTTCAAGAAGTTATAAGTGATATGTCCTTTCATTGCTATTCTTGTTTTTATCTAATTGATGCCTTGCGCTTTACTTACTGGAAATTTGTATCATATTAAAATGAATAATCTAGACCATTGATACAACTTAGTTTACCtaatttaattgttgttgtCAACATGTTCTTTACCTGCTGTTTTCATTAATTCCACAGATAGACGAAGTGTGTTTGTCAACTTGAGGATTCATGTTCCTGAAAGGCTACTTCAACTTAATGGTGAAACTAGACTGGTGCAAGCAACTAATAACTACAATAAACTAAAGGTGTATTTGTACTTTTCAGAGCCTGTTCTCAACTCATCTGCAGAAATTCTAAATTCTCTCCAAATGAGTCAGGGCAGACTTCTTCCTGTCAGTGGAAATGATCTTGGGAATCGCAGATTTGGCTTTATGGTCAGATGATTCTCACaatctttttttgttattttttcatCCATGAGACTAGAAGTTGGTTCATAAGTTAGGAGCCTGTTTAGTTGTCCTACAAATTTGGAATGgctcatttctattttgtataatatGTAATGCACAACTTCATCTTGAATGGGGACACTTAGAAACATTGGAGCCATTGATTGAAATGGGCAAgttaatcatttttaaaaattagtaaaatgccctaatttcaaacattttattttgaTGGTTGCATATTTTGAACTCCCCCctaatataaaatacaaaatgaagCCATCAAATTCCACGGGCTGATTGAACAGGCCCTTAATGGTCttgaatttcatgttttgatatttatttatatctctAGGATATATTTTTCTCATACCTATTCTTGCTTACTCATTTTCACTCTCTCCTTTCAGGTTGCAAATCTATCTGGCATGGCTATAGTCACACTAAGCATTAATTCAAACTCTATAATAAGTAGACAAGGGACTCCAGTTTCCCAAGTTGCACCAGTTACTTTCCTGTATGGTACGATCTACACTAGTTTACAAGTGTtacaaagagaaaataaatcatCTGTTTGTAGAAATCAAAATTCAGTTTTAATATTCTTTTACTCAGCTTGTTGAATATAGAAACTTTtgagattgaaatttttttccacGATTCTATGCAATCAGGAAAGCTTTACATTTGGATTTCTATTTTTAAGATGTTTCCTCCTGATAGATATAAATGTGACCTTCAGATTCTTTGAGGCCTGCTGTAAGGTTGAGTACACCATCCCATCTGAGGACAAGAGAACATAGCATCCCTATgttaataaaattcatgaaGCCTGTATTTGGTTTCAACTCTTCTAATATATCAATCACAGGAGGGCATTTACAGAGGCAAGTCATTTCTGGTTACctttgtgtttgtatatatgtatattaacCTGTACATGATACGTCACATAAATAATGCACTTGCACACAAATGAGAAACCATAATGGTGACCTCTATACAATATTTGGGTTCTTGATGGAAATAATAATTCAATTAGTATGGCATATATACTCTCaacattttgtcatttttgttccCCTCCAATGATAATCATTATCATTTTCAGCTTTCGTGACATAAGTAAAAGCACATATTCTATAGAGATAAAAGCAGACCATGATATTGTATCTGTCTATGTTCCCGAGAATGTAACTGGGGATGTTGCTGGAAACAAAAATCTACCCTCCAATGTTCTACAAGTAAGGCACTGTAAGGATTCTTACTCTTTTCTCTTGTCGTCAGCTCAATTGTTGTCCAACATCTAAGCCCTAGGTTAgcccttttattttcttatttatttactgATGTAAGGTTAAAAAACATATACAGATTCTGTGCCCAAAATATCTTCTGTGATTTCTAAGCTTGCAACCGCTTCATTTGTGGTGACATCTATTGCTTCCGGGTTGCTTATGGTTTCAATTGCAAGCCTTCACTCCATTGGGGAATTTTCAAgaccattttcttcttcttctgatccGGCAAGGAATCTTTTTGTATGATATCTAATTCATTTGAACTATTATCTcattaattgattatttagTTATACCATGATAATCTTTTACATGGGGGGCTTTTACACTgagttagaaaaataaattgacattaATGCTGAGGTTGGATGTTATAAAAAGGGTAGAGATAAATCTAACAAACTCTTTGGGGTTGAAACAAATTTCTTTAAATGACATTATTGACAAACAATCATGACCCCAAAAAAAGTTCTGATAGCATGTCGATGTGCACCTTTAACTTTCTTGGGACACCTTGAATAAGAACACTAAGCACATTATTGGCGATCTCTTCATTCTAAAGTTTGTTTATGGTCTTATTCTTTGCAAAGCATTTCATTTATGGTAAAACATGATCTTTCTGATGTACATATCATATATGCTTATTTTTTCTTGGTGGTTGATCCActattttgtaaggttgaacCAGAAGTTAATCAAAATGTACCAAGCAGGTTATCTCACTATGATTATATTATATGTAGCCTCTTGAAAATCGAGTAAAGTAATTAGAAATACTGAGGAACAAATTAACCCTTTTCCTCCTGTAGAAAAATAATACACTCCAAGAAAAACTTTCCTTGATTTTTATACAACAGATTTAATATATAACTGAACTCTCTAAatattttggttggttttgacCATGTTGTCTGACTTCTTGAATCATAGGACCAACTGAATCCAGTGGAGCCTGTTGGTTCCAAAGATGGAAAACTCGGATTGACCTTTTCAGAGTGGGATTTTGTGGGCAGGGGTGTTATTCTATTATTGGcataaaaagagagaggaggaggaggaggaggaggaggagggggggggggggggggggggggtgggggggcaATAGACCCTCAAGAACTGCATCATTCTTGTAGAACTTGTCAAAATCATATTCTTGTAGAAATATATGGTTTTTGGCATGTAGATGATTGTAACCTACTGCCATTTTAAGTATCTGATATATAGCTTATCAAACCTTATGAACTGCATCATTCTTGTAGAACTAACTTGCATTTTTCCTCTTCTCTTTCATACAGAGAATTGCATGCCATATTCAGGTTTTTGCATTATCTAGATGGTTGGCAGTGACACTGCCAGTGGAGTATCATGAATTTGCAAGGGGTTTGCAGTGGAGCATTCCCTACTTCAATCTTCCATGGGAAACTCGGAACACCCAGCCGGTCTTGATGGGCTCAAGTCCCCCTTCCAACTCACATCCCTACATATCTAAAATTCATGATTCAGAAAATTTTCCAGGTGTGCAGCTGAAACAAGAGAATTTGAGTAGGGCTGCTTCTGTATATGGGTTGCCACTGACTCCAATGGAATATAGATCATACTTTCAGGTCTGAAACCTCTACTTTTCCTGGTTTCTTCAATTATCTAATGAATAAATTTTGTGATAGAATGCTTTGTACACCTGCAGAACCAAAATATTAGACCAGAAGCTGAATATATTTTGGATCCGCATATTTTAAATGGGTAAGTTATGAGGACtcttattttctattattacaTGCACTTGCATATGGATTTTAGAGACACAAAACAAGTGGAGAAATTATTCCatatggagtttttttttttttttttttttgggcaaaaaatatacaatataaAGCAGAAAAACTATGAAAGAAACAAAGGAATATTtcgacaatatatatatatatatattttaaatgttgAATGGAAGATAAAGAATTTTGGGAATGTACGATTTGGTATACTTGTTATTTAGacgtagaatttttttgtaggTGCTGTGAAAAATTAAAGCTGTTGATGCTTTGAATTGTtgcaaattatatttcaaaCCGAAAGGACATTCTTGATACTTCATACCCTAttattcatttccatttaaATTGGTGAATTCATCATTTGGATTTGAGGTGCCATAGACatactcatttatttattagtgtAATATCTTACTAGATTTTGTCTCATGTAGGTGGAGGGATTTTAGTAGAAGCATGTTCTGCTTAGCCATAATTGGTGGCAGTTTCATACTGCTGCATGCTTTACTCCTTGTCATCCTAAAATTCAGGAAGAAAAATCCTGAAAAGCAGAGGGGTTATGGAGTACTCACATTCCCAAGATTTGAAATATTCCTTATAATTCTTGCACTACCTTGTATTTGCGAGGCCTCTGCTGCTCTAATTAGAGGTAACTTGACAGTTTGTTTCCTTCCCCACAAATGAATCTTTATCTATTTGTTTATGGTGCAAAATCTGAGTTTTGAAAGGTAATAAtcagtggcgactccaggaatATTTTTCAGGGTGTTTCTGGGTGGGCTTgctctattacaatttttttttttagattctctattacaattttttcttttttagattttagttcaattttttttttttttttttttttagctttttctttttgcttgaaagcaatgttatgaatactgTTTTGGACACTGTTTCGATTTGTTTAGTGGAACAGAATATTTCAGTACTGATCTATTTCGATGTACCATTTTAGGGTATTTCggggtttctaaaaaaaaaaaaaatatatatatatatatatttatatttatattttcttatacaacataaaattattgatccaaataaataaacctcaaataaaacaaatcgtttagtttttcttttttgacactcagatcatttagttattacataacaattactgttttataatattaaaacataaatatgtaattaaataataaaaaacaacaaccaaaaatagtacaataagaagaagaagaaaaagaagaagaagaagtaggggCGACCTTTGCGATggttggatttgttttttaggCATTTGACGCAGGTAATGACATGCTGTGCTGACGAGTTTGTCCGTTtagggatttttctttttttcttctaaaaactgGTACCGGCCGAAATGTAACAAATAAtccaccaaaatttaattttgagaaatgatatgtccatggcattttcacaacatttttacaacaaatcctaagtggtaagttgttattggttattattgttgtcataaaaaagtaatcttagtgctaggttcaaatttgaactaataacaactaaccacctataatttgttatgaaaatattgtaaaaatgttgtggacaaagcatctctctttaattttattggcataaaaaaattttgagggtgttcctatttttttgagggtgttctttttttttttttattttttttttaagggtagataaataaaaaatatttaattattacatataatttttttctttttttcaggtcagggtggtcctggGACCACCCTGACCTCTATGTGGCGCCGCCACTGGTAATAATGCTGCTTGTATTGTATTTTCATTGCAAACCCAATATTAATGTCTTTCAAATTTCTACTTATATTGAATTCTTTAATCAAACAATTGTCTACTTCTCATTATGAAACGCATAGAATGAgctgggtttttatttatttatttatatatatctatcaAGTCATTTTTTCTATTCTACTTTCCAAATATGTGATGTAATTGTGACCATGTTCCTTTCTTGTTCATATAAGTCTCATGGAATTAATCATTATCATATTGGTTGGCACCAGAACTGGTCTACTGTCCCGTCTCCTCacatattttagaattttcattCAGTTGATGTTTCACACTGGTTGTACATTAACTCAAATCACTTCTGTGCATGACAACCATCATATCATAGTTATCTGACTGCATCATATCAGAGTTACACCAATGTGTATTGAGAACTAAGATTCACATTTTTTGCACATTTACATGCTATTTTTCattggttttaaattttaacgcTAAGAACTTCAAGTACAGATCTACATGGTTTAATCTTATCTTACTTTGTGGATTAAGGAGGATCGGCATCAGAGATTATAGTTGGCATTCTGCTTCTGGGTGCTGTGTCATTTCTACTGCTGGTATTGCTCTTGTTCCTCTCTATAGGTATTACATTTGCAAAGCTACTTCAATACAAGGAAGTTCATCAAGTAGGTCGGAGATTTCACTGGTATCAAGAAATAGTCCGAGTAACACTGGGTCCTGGTAAGAGAGGCCAGTGGACGTGGAAAAATCAACAGAACTCTAATTACCTAACCATGTTAGGGCCTCTATTTGAAGATTTAAGAGGCCCCCCAAAATACATGCTCTCACAGATTTCTGGGGGCAGTTCCCTTACACATGGTGATCGGATCATTGCCTCTGATGACGAAACTGAAGATGCAGAAGCACCTTTTATCCAAAAGCTGTTTGGAATACTCAGAATATACTACACGCTGCTTGAATCCGTGAGACGCGTTACACTAGGGACTATGGCTGGTGTCTATAAGGAGAAGCGGTCTTCTAAGACTCCCACAATAATCTTGTTATGCATCACCTCTTTTCAGCTCTTCTTCCTTGTTCTCAAGAAGccatttattaagaaaaaagttCAGTTGGTTGAGATCATCTCAGTTACCAGTGAAGTAGGTTTATTTGctatttgttttgttctctTGGAGAAGGAATTTTCAGCCAGGGTTGAGACTATAGTTGGAGTGTTCATGCTTATACTTTTCCTAGTGGGATATTTACCACAGATGATGAATGAATGGTGTGCTTTGTATAGACAGACAAAGCAGCTGGACTCGGCTGAGAAGTCTTTCTTAACTGGTTTGAAGATAGCTTCAATTGGATTAGTTCTGCTTTTCATCCCACACAAGTTTTTGGAAAGCAGGTTCCCAGTTAATGGTCACCATGGGGATGGAGAGACTAATGTCACTAGTTCTTCAGCTGAAAGGAACAGGAACTCTGGGAGTAGGAACTCGGGCACAACTGTGCCAGAAAAATCATGGTTGAAACAGCTAAGAGAACTGGCAAAGGCTAGCTTTAGTAAGGATGAAAGTGGGGCTCCAAGTGATCCCTCAACCAGTCGTGCAAGATGGAGTGGGCTTTGGGGCACTAAAGGTAGTGGGAGCCCTACTTTAAATGCATCTTCTGATTTAAAGTCAAATCCAAGCGGGTTGTACAAAGATTTAGAAGCCATTTTTGCATCCAAGTAAAAGTTAATGATTCAAAGAACATTTCATTTAGAACTCTGGTTTCATTGCAGTTTCTTTATCCATCTTCCAACAGCAGATGCAGTGCTGACTCCActattttttgagaagtaatGAGAAATGGGTGATTGCTTAGAATTGTGGAGATGGGGCTGtaaccctttttatttttaagttgtgACCCATTTTGTGGGGCACATAAGAGTAAAATTTTGTCTACTTTTGAATAGCCGTGAAAGTTAGaactataaaaatttaatttaagcaAAAGTTGGAACTTGTTTGTATCTAGTTGTATTGGTGCATATGTGCAAGCATGGAACTGCAATTAACATGTAGTATCTAGGGAAATCAAGTTTGCTTCAAATCAGATCTAAAAGCTTTATTTTTGACCTGAGAAGCAAGTAAActgagagtaaaaaaaaatttaatgattggCCAATGGTAGCTTGATTATCATTCTTGTTGCCACCGAGTGACAAAAGTTAATTCTGTAAATTCATGCTCCCTTCAGTCTTTTGCATTCACTGGATGCCCTAAGTGCAGTCACTAGCTTCGCTTGCTTTGCACTGTATTTAGTCTAATATTTgctaacatgtcatcacactaaGTCACTAACCATACTCAGCAAGGGACATGGAGCTTGAGCCCTTATTGCAACTAAGTTAGTTGAAAGCTTCACCAACCATGTTACTGTGGTGGCAAAAATAAGAGTCTGTGGTGGCTTGCTCTTTTTATGATCGGCTTCTTCGAATATGGATGCCACAAAGTGATATCACAACATGATTTAGTGCATCTAAGAGCATCTGTCTAATTGCATTCAGAAGGATCCATGTCCAACGTTTTCACTCTTCCAAAATCTATTTTGATACTTCATTAGGTATGTGTGAACATGATACCTAACCTCTCTTCCTCCCTGGTAAATTGAGGCAGAGAATGCATTAACCTGTTATTATCAAACTCATTTGAAACATTGATAATATACATGAGGCAATTTATCAGCCCAAGAAAATGTAGACAAATGTGCTTAAATTTTATACTTGCACTTTTGTCCACTTGGTGTTGAGGAATACACATATGCCCCACCCTTCCAAACCCCACACAAAGAGCCAAAGGTTCTGGGCTCAGTTACTGTGTGGTCTTGGTCCTTGCGTGGGCTTTGCCTCACATAGCCTGGAAGCATCAGattttggtccatttggtcTCAGGTTTAACCTTAACTTGAGCCTAGTGGAACCTCTTCTGACATAAAATGGAGGTCATTAAGAACTCAAACCTGCTGAACAAGTGAACATTCATTCAATGAGCTTGTGGACCATCTTTCAGTTGCTTGCTCAAGTTTGGCAATTATACTTGATCTTCAGAGTTCAGAccaatataaaaagaaaaaagaaaaaaagaagaagacaaagaagatctttgtttttgttcaaaCCAGAAATGCTTTACAATCTTACACTTAGCTTAGTACATTTGTTGTAAGTTTGCAACTGCTATCAGTACATTTGTCATTATGCTCTTATATTCTCTCTTGTCTTCttgtttatgtattttattcttttcaGTGTTTCCAGAAAGTGAATTATAAGTAGACAACACATGTGAGAGGGGGTGAGTGAGCAGGGAAAGCAGTGCATTTAAGGTTGAGCTTCAATGACCCTTTTATCTTACAACttaccaccactaccaccacatTTGTCACCATAAGAAGGAGATATGATtatcattttcaataattttctgACTTTGCTCTTTTTTCCAGCTCATGTAGGGGCTCTATGCCTCTATCACCAGAGGCACCAACACtttgtatgtttttttgtttttttaaattctttctaGCTATAAATTTATCATTGAAATTGATGGTCCCCAACAATTCGAACCTATGAGAAAAGAATGAATTGGGAAAAACTGATTAATTTGATTAACTTACCTTCTGCCCTTATATACATCTACAAGATCAGTTAGAAACGGAAACAGAGCATAAGCTCTGATCTAAGCTAACAGAAACAGAATAACCAACTAACAACCTATCTCACGTGTAAGTAACTAACCTACTCACGTGTGATTACAAATGAACGAAATTAAACACTAAGCTACAAGTCGTATATTGCTAA of the Quercus robur chromosome 10, dhQueRobu3.1, whole genome shotgun sequence genome contains:
- the LOC126703147 gene encoding uncharacterized protein LOC126703147 isoform X1, translating into MGLLKLPLLVLLCWVFSLLSLIALCDDSELTVKFLKAPHTFSHLSSATFVFEVLEGGNGACTNCNITCKLDDGFASDCEGRMVLYAGLPDGNHTFEVCTNGSGGVGCANYNWTVDTVPPTAYITASTPFTNALNVSINISFSEPCTGGGGFVCSSVNACNLLVYGAGQVIPSSLNILQPNLQYSILVGLSSASHYGRAILVMDKNFCTDSAGNKFTRNANSTFFVHFDRRSVFVNLRIHVPERLLQLNGETRLVQATNNYNKLKVYLYFSEPVLNSSAEILNSLQMSQGRLLPVSGNDLGNRRFGFMVANLSGMAIVTLSINSNSIISRQGTPVSQVAPVTFLYDSLRPAVRLSTPSHLRTREHSIPMLIKFMKPVFGFNSSNISITGGHLQSFRDISKSTYSIEIKADHDIVSVYVPENVTGDVAGNKNLPSNVLQVRHYSVPKISSVISKLATASFVVTSIASGLLMVSIASLHSIGEFSRPFSSSSDPARNLFRIACHIQVFALSRWLAVTLPVEYHEFARGLQWSIPYFNLPWETRNTQPVLMGSSPPSNSHPYISKIHDSENFPGVQLKQENLSRAASVYGLPLTPMEYRSYFQNQNIRPEAEYILDPHILNGWRDFSRSMFCLAIIGGSFILLHALLLVILKFRKKNPEKQRGYGVLTFPRFEIFLIILALPCICEASAALIRGGSASEIIVGILLLGAVSFLLLVLLLFLSIGITFAKLLQYKEVHQVGRRFHWYQEIVRVTLGPGKRGQWTWKNQQNSNYLTMLGPLFEDLRGPPKYMLSQISGGSSLTHGDRIIASDDETEDAEAPFIQKLFGILRIYYTLLESVRRVTLGTMAGVYKEKRSSKTPTIILLCITSFQLFFLVLKKPFIKKKVQLVEIISVTSEVGLFAICFVLLEKEFSARVETIVGVFMLILFLVGYLPQMMNEWCALYRQTKQLDSAEKSFLTGLKIASIGLVLLFIPHKFLESRFPVNGHHGDGETNVTSSSAERNRNSGSRNSGTTVPEKSWLKQLRELAKASFSKDESGAPSDPSTSRARWSGLWGTKGSGSPTLNASSDLKSNPSGLYKDLEAIFASK
- the LOC126703147 gene encoding uncharacterized protein LOC126703147 isoform X2; this translates as MDKNFCTDSAGNKFTRNANSTFFVHFDRRSVFVNLRIHVPERLLQLNGETRLVQATNNYNKLKVYLYFSEPVLNSSAEILNSLQMSQGRLLPVSGNDLGNRRFGFMVANLSGMAIVTLSINSNSIISRQGTPVSQVAPVTFLYDSLRPAVRLSTPSHLRTREHSIPMLIKFMKPVFGFNSSNISITGGHLQSFRDISKSTYSIEIKADHDIVSVYVPENVTGDVAGNKNLPSNVLQVRHYSVPKISSVISKLATASFVVTSIASGLLMVSIASLHSIGEFSRPFSSSSDPARNLFRIACHIQVFALSRWLAVTLPVEYHEFARGLQWSIPYFNLPWETRNTQPVLMGSSPPSNSHPYISKIHDSENFPGVQLKQENLSRAASVYGLPLTPMEYRSYFQNQNIRPEAEYILDPHILNGWRDFSRSMFCLAIIGGSFILLHALLLVILKFRKKNPEKQRGYGVLTFPRFEIFLIILALPCICEASAALIRGGSASEIIVGILLLGAVSFLLLVLLLFLSIGITFAKLLQYKEVHQVGRRFHWYQEIVRVTLGPGKRGQWTWKNQQNSNYLTMLGPLFEDLRGPPKYMLSQISGGSSLTHGDRIIASDDETEDAEAPFIQKLFGILRIYYTLLESVRRVTLGTMAGVYKEKRSSKTPTIILLCITSFQLFFLVLKKPFIKKKVQLVEIISVTSEVGLFAICFVLLEKEFSARVETIVGVFMLILFLVGYLPQMMNEWCALYRQTKQLDSAEKSFLTGLKIASIGLVLLFIPHKFLESRFPVNGHHGDGETNVTSSSAERNRNSGSRNSGTTVPEKSWLKQLRELAKASFSKDESGAPSDPSTSRARWSGLWGTKGSGSPTLNASSDLKSNPSGLYKDLEAIFASK